The following proteins come from a genomic window of Galactobacillus timonensis:
- a CDS encoding class I SAM-dependent methyltransferase — MSSLPFEDDSLDLVTAFETVYFWPDIEQTFAGIRRVLKPDGVVFICNESNGHDKEALKYSKIIDGMTLYDADQLTDLLKEAGFRDVVIDINGVWLCVKAVC, encoded by the coding sequence GTGAGTTCTCTTCCATTTGAAGATGACAGCTTGGATCTTGTGACGGCATTTGAGACGGTCTACTTCTGGCCGGATATTGAGCAGACATTTGCCGGGATCCGCAGGGTGCTGAAGCCGGATGGCGTCGTCTTCATCTGCAATGAATCGAACGGTCATGATAAGGAGGCACTGAAATATTCAAAGATCATCGATGGTATGACGCTGTATGATGCGGATCAGCTTACGGACCTTCTGAAGGAGGCAGGCTTCCGTGATGTCGTAATCGATATCAATGGCGTTTGGCTGTGCGTAAAGGCGGTTTGCTGA
- the tnpA gene encoding IS200/IS605 family transposase, whose product MKRTKDEDTYIRKDGLVYKNQFHIIFCPKYRRPVLTPPIDARLKELLYEKAEDLGVEILALEVMPDHVHMFLSMDPRILPHYVIKHMKGYSSHVLREEFPKLKTCLPCLWTRNYFLCTVGNINEDTVRKYIEDQKSH is encoded by the coding sequence ATGAAACGAACTAAAGATGAAGATACCTACATTCGGAAGGATGGTTTGGTTTACAAAAACCAGTTTCATATCATTTTCTGCCCGAAATACCGCAGACCTGTATTAACTCCTCCCATTGATGCCAGGCTTAAAGAGCTGCTGTATGAAAAGGCAGAAGATCTTGGCGTTGAGATTCTGGCCCTGGAAGTTATGCCGGACCATGTGCATATGTTCCTTTCCATGGATCCGCGCATTCTTCCTCATTACGTGATCAAGCACATGAAGGGATATTCTTCCCATGTATTAAGAGAAGAGTTTCCAAAACTGAAGACGTGCCTTCCATGTTTATGGACCAGAAACTACTTTTTATGTACTGTCGGAAACATTAACGAAGATACCGTACGCAAATATATTGAAGATCAGAAGAGCCATTAA
- a CDS encoding carbon starvation CstA family protein — protein MNSAVMLLLGVAALACGYLFYGRWLAREWGVDPGRETPAYTYEDDVDYMPAKPAVLMGHHFSSIAGAGPITGPVQAAVFGWLPVLLWILVGGIFFGGVHDFGALFASIRHKGQSIGEIIADTMGTKMKKMFLVFAYLTLLLVVAAFSSMVAGTFAATFTAEGAVDYAASAGNASTAMISLLFIVLAIGFGFAIYRRHAPLLVSTLVGCTGIVAVIFVGMNFHPFYFSNTTWMVIIGVYIAVASVVPVWILLQPRDYLSSFLLYFMMAVAVVGILGAHADISAMPAFTGFTASSGSMFPVLFVTVACGAISGFHSLVSSGTTSKQLDNEKHALPVAYGSMLIECVLGICTICAVGYVWDRFAGGTLTNPMQVFSVGIASMVASIPGLSGVQNVLQTLLILAISVFCLTSLDTATRLARYTFQEFWLDEGETVPETTGLKKVLTNPYLATAFTVVVGVGLGMTGYLNIWPLFGASNQLLAAVGLLAVATWLGKVGKNNKMFYVPMVFMLVVTVTSLSQTILSNVNALTSGAVAGAEFGWSLTRTVIAAVLIVLALILAFDSIRTMMRQAKEKKASKTKSGTKASETLASEQA, from the coding sequence ATGAATAGTGCAGTGATGTTATTGCTGGGAGTTGCGGCGCTGGCCTGCGGCTATCTGTTTTACGGCCGCTGGCTTGCCAGAGAATGGGGCGTGGATCCGGGCCGCGAAACGCCGGCGTATACGTATGAGGACGATGTGGATTATATGCCGGCGAAGCCGGCGGTACTGATGGGGCATCACTTTTCTTCGATTGCCGGTGCCGGCCCGATTACGGGTCCGGTGCAGGCGGCTGTCTTCGGTTGGCTTCCGGTGCTGTTATGGATTCTGGTCGGCGGTATCTTCTTTGGCGGTGTCCATGATTTCGGCGCCCTGTTTGCTTCGATTCGCCATAAGGGACAGTCGATCGGTGAAATCATTGCCGATACGATGGGAACGAAGATGAAGAAGATGTTCCTGGTCTTTGCGTATCTGACGCTGTTATTGGTTGTGGCGGCGTTCAGCTCCATGGTTGCCGGAACCTTTGCGGCAACATTCACAGCGGAAGGCGCGGTTGATTATGCGGCCAGCGCAGGAAATGCATCGACGGCGATGATTTCGCTTCTGTTCATTGTTCTGGCAATTGGCTTTGGCTTTGCGATTTACCGTCGTCATGCGCCATTACTGGTGTCGACACTGGTTGGCTGCACAGGCATTGTGGCGGTGATTTTTGTGGGAATGAATTTTCATCCCTTCTATTTCTCGAATACGACCTGGATGGTCATCATCGGTGTCTACATTGCGGTCGCTTCGGTTGTGCCGGTATGGATTCTGTTACAGCCACGGGATTATCTGAGCTCCTTTCTGCTGTACTTTATGATGGCAGTTGCCGTTGTTGGTATTCTTGGGGCACATGCGGATATCTCGGCGATGCCGGCGTTTACGGGCTTTACGGCTTCTTCCGGATCCATGTTCCCGGTGCTGTTTGTGACGGTTGCCTGCGGCGCAATCTCGGGCTTCCATTCGCTGGTATCTTCGGGCACGACATCGAAGCAGCTGGACAATGAGAAACATGCGTTACCGGTTGCCTATGGGTCGATGCTCATTGAGTGTGTCCTTGGTATCTGCACGATCTGTGCTGTCGGTTACGTGTGGGACCGCTTTGCGGGTGGTACACTGACCAATCCGATGCAGGTATTCTCGGTCGGTATCGCTTCGATGGTTGCTTCGATTCCGGGGCTGTCCGGGGTGCAGAATGTTCTGCAGACACTGCTGATCCTGGCAATCTCGGTGTTCTGCCTCACGTCGCTTGATACGGCGACGCGTCTAGCGCGCTATACGTTCCAGGAGTTCTGGCTCGATGAAGGTGAAACCGTTCCGGAAACGACCGGGCTCAAGAAGGTTCTGACCAATCCCTATCTCGCTACGGCGTTCACGGTTGTTGTCGGTGTCGGTCTTGGTATGACGGGCTATCTCAATATCTGGCCTCTGTTTGGTGCGAGCAACCAGCTGCTGGCTGCGGTGGGTCTGTTGGCGGTGGCTACGTGGCTTGGCAAGGTTGGCAAGAACAACAAAATGTTCTATGTTCCGATGGTATTCATGCTGGTGGTGACGGTTACATCGCTGAGCCAGACGATCCTGAGCAATGTGAATGCGCTGACTTCCGGTGCCGTTGCAGGTGCGGAGTTCGGCTGGTCGCTGACACGTACGGTGATTGCGGCTGTGCTGATTGTGCTGGCTCTGATTCTTGCGTTTGACTCAATCCGTACCATGATGCGGCAGGCGAAGGAAAAGAAGGCTTCAAAGACAAAGTCAGGAACCAAAGCATCAGAGACTCTGGCTTCGGAACAGGCATAA
- a CDS encoding C4-dicarboxylate ABC transporter, whose product MAQGILIIIAFVIIAALMITKKMPTLLALPLLAVIICIIAGVPAVGTDADGNAIGWLQTVLEAGTVRMGSAIMAVIFGAWLAQLMNKTGVTENIIKRSAELGGDKPFIVTIIMVAVVAILFTTLSGLGAIIMTGSIVLPILISIGVPAMSAAAIYMMAFTTGLTINIAQWQNYANIFSLDISEIQSFETTMMILTAIATLILIIVEFRRNGIKFAFSAPASDKAPASDEKSLHGVRGFLAMITPLIPIILVAFFKMPVCPSFMVGIIWILIFTSTSWNKAMNLLVKSGYDGVTDAGPAVLLMIGIGILFLAVTNANVKTVLDPFLLKITPTTRVGFIIFFSLLAPLALYRGPMNLFGLGSGIAALIIGLGTLQPQAVMGAFLSAERIQACGDPTNTQNVWTANFCEVDVNALTKKLLPYLWVVAVIGVIISGVRFF is encoded by the coding sequence ATGGCACAGGGTATTTTGATTATCATCGCATTTGTAATCATTGCTGCATTGATGATTACAAAGAAGATGCCGACGCTGCTGGCACTTCCGCTGCTGGCGGTCATCATCTGCATCATTGCCGGCGTTCCGGCAGTTGGAACGGACGCCGACGGTAATGCGATCGGCTGGCTGCAGACGGTTTTGGAAGCTGGGACAGTCCGTATGGGATCTGCCATTATGGCGGTGATCTTTGGAGCGTGGCTGGCTCAGCTGATGAACAAAACGGGCGTCACCGAGAACATTATCAAGCGCAGTGCAGAGCTTGGCGGTGATAAGCCGTTTATCGTCACGATCATCATGGTTGCAGTTGTTGCGATTCTCTTTACGACGCTGAGCGGTCTGGGTGCGATTATCATGACCGGTTCGATCGTTCTTCCGATTCTGATTTCGATCGGTGTTCCGGCAATGAGTGCTGCAGCAATCTATATGATGGCATTTACAACGGGTCTTACCATCAACATTGCGCAGTGGCAGAACTATGCGAACATCTTCAGCCTCGATATCTCAGAGATTCAGTCCTTTGAGACAACGATGATGATTCTGACAGCAATTGCGACGCTGATTCTGATCATTGTTGAATTCCGCCGCAACGGTATCAAGTTTGCCTTCTCGGCTCCTGCCAGTGACAAGGCTCCGGCGAGCGATGAAAAGTCGCTGCATGGTGTGCGCGGCTTCCTGGCGATGATTACGCCGCTGATTCCGATTATTCTTGTTGCGTTCTTCAAGATGCCGGTCTGCCCGTCCTTTATGGTTGGAATTATCTGGATCCTGATCTTTACGAGCACTTCCTGGAACAAGGCGATGAACCTTCTTGTGAAGTCGGGCTATGACGGTGTTACGGATGCAGGTCCTGCTGTTCTGCTGATGATCGGTATCGGTATCCTGTTCCTTGCGGTAACGAATGCGAACGTTAAGACGGTTCTTGATCCGTTCCTGCTCAAGATTACGCCGACGACGAGAGTCGGATTCATCATCTTCTTCTCGCTGCTTGCGCCGCTGGCTCTGTATCGTGGACCGATGAACCTGTTTGGACTTGGTTCTGGTATTGCGGCTCTGATTATTGGTCTTGGTACGCTGCAGCCGCAGGCGGTCATGGGCGCATTCCTGTCGGCAGAACGTATTCAGGCATGCGGCGATCCGACGAATACGCAGAACGTCTGGACAGCAAATTTCTGCGAGGTGGATGTCAACGCTTTGA
- a CDS encoding N-acetylmannosamine-6-phosphate 2-epimerase, with the protein MNQKNQTILDSIHGKLIVSCQALPQEPLHSSFIMGRMALAATMGGAGGIRANTPEDIAEIRKNTTLPIIGIIKKDYPDSEVYITPTMAEVDALMACGVEILAMDATARKRPQGQSLDDFFHAVKTRYPDQLFMADCASVEDGMHAAELGFDLIGTTMAGYTDYTKGVKVPPYAMIKKLVLECGKPVIAEGHISTPEMLRHAMDMNVWAVVVGSAITRPYEITKSFMKALED; encoded by the coding sequence ATGAATCAGAAAAATCAGACAATCCTGGATTCCATTCACGGAAAGCTGATCGTCTCCTGCCAGGCGCTGCCGCAGGAACCTCTGCATTCCAGCTTCATTATGGGCCGCATGGCCCTTGCCGCCACCATGGGCGGAGCTGGCGGTATCCGCGCAAATACGCCCGAAGATATCGCCGAGATCCGCAAAAACACAACTCTCCCCATTATCGGCATTATCAAGAAAGACTATCCCGATTCCGAAGTGTACATCACCCCGACGATGGCAGAAGTCGATGCCCTGATGGCTTGCGGCGTCGAAATTCTTGCCATGGATGCCACTGCCCGCAAACGTCCGCAAGGACAGTCTCTGGATGATTTCTTCCATGCCGTCAAAACCAGGTATCCGGATCAGCTGTTCATGGCCGACTGTGCAAGTGTCGAAGACGGCATGCATGCGGCTGAGCTTGGTTTCGATCTCATTGGCACAACCATGGCGGGCTATACCGATTACACCAAAGGCGTCAAAGTCCCTCCCTATGCCATGATTAAAAAGCTGGTGCTGGAATGCGGAAAGCCGGTCATAGCCGAGGGTCATATCTCTACGCCGGAAATGCTGCGGCACGCGATGGATATGAACGTATGGGCCGTCGTCGTCGGCTCTGCCATCACCCGCCCCTATGAAATTACCAAGAGCTTCATGAAAGCGCTGGAGGACTGA
- a CDS encoding winged helix-turn-helix domain-containing protein, whose protein sequence is MKKSGLKDMKKDNLTMLVRLIQEHPGISRIELAQETGLSASTVSSLVSHLMEQKVLMENGTNSTGGRSQRRLEINPDFGTVAVFEISRRSIWYSSFDLSIRLKGQRKLENHWHSGNDLLDMIRAALEDCHVLGIGLLFQDDMKESDFNVMMDAGSYAQQMKLSDALRMYLKVPVQEDYSMHYTVQQALRKDDAAACCAHIRLGTEIAASITVDERTIDVLPSFCRSFVPEDADAQEAKDGLEGLMMALCLMFPLAFIFISSDSSGHVFKSLNARDLERDVSARLENDRLKVFFLDQRASHDHEGMARWVRSELMFS, encoded by the coding sequence ATGAAGAAGAGCGGTCTGAAAGACATGAAGAAAGACAATCTCACGATGCTTGTGAGGCTGATTCAGGAACATCCCGGTATTTCCCGCATTGAACTGGCGCAGGAAACCGGTCTTTCTGCGAGCACGGTTTCTTCGCTGGTTTCCCATTTGATGGAGCAGAAGGTGCTGATGGAGAACGGCACCAACAGTACGGGCGGCCGCAGTCAGCGGCGTCTGGAGATCAATCCCGACTTTGGGACGGTCGCTGTCTTTGAAATTTCGCGCCGGAGCATCTGGTACAGCAGCTTTGATCTTTCGATCCGTCTGAAGGGGCAGAGAAAGCTGGAGAACCACTGGCATTCGGGCAATGATCTTCTGGATATGATCCGCGCTGCGCTGGAAGACTGCCATGTGCTTGGCATCGGGCTGTTGTTTCAGGACGATATGAAGGAAAGTGATTTCAACGTCATGATGGATGCGGGCAGCTATGCGCAGCAGATGAAGCTTTCGGATGCGCTGCGTATGTATCTGAAGGTGCCGGTGCAGGAAGATTATTCGATGCATTATACGGTGCAGCAGGCGCTGAGAAAGGACGATGCGGCAGCGTGCTGTGCCCATATACGGCTGGGGACTGAGATTGCGGCCAGCATTACGGTGGATGAGCGGACGATTGATGTGCTGCCTTCGTTCTGCCGTTCCTTTGTGCCGGAAGATGCGGATGCGCAGGAGGCCAAAGACGGTCTGGAGGGGCTGATGATGGCGCTATGTCTGATGTTTCCGCTGGCGTTCATCTTTATTTCGTCCGATTCTTCGGGACATGTGTTCAAATCCCTCAATGCCCGTGATCTGGAACGTGATGTTTCTGCGCGACTTGAGAATGATCGTTTGAAAGTTTTCTTTCTGGATCAGCGTGCTTCCCATGACCATGAAGGCATGGCACGGTGGGTGCGCAGTGAACTGATGTTTTCATAA
- a CDS encoding ROK family protein codes for MVRIGLLDIGGTSIKSGIFENNILTAGETIPTCAKDGAQQVLLRAIALLHLTENLDAIGISTCGQVNPADGSIAYANENMPGYTGMPVRKMFEDSFHIPCAVINDAYAAAAGEHACGAAQGAADFLCITYGTGIGAGIWLNGAPYYGAGPNAGIMAGGMIVHAEKKSDPWAGSYEKAASTTALLQRAKAADPSITDGRSFMEKVQKEPELMDVLTAWTDEIGIGLCSFAAVYNIPLFVLGGGIMEQPLVFQKTEEAFQKHLIPGFHGIALKKARLGNQAGLYGAAAAAETLLKKGL; via the coding sequence ATGGTACGCATCGGCCTACTGGACATCGGCGGCACCTCCATTAAAAGCGGCATTTTTGAAAACAACATTCTGACCGCCGGCGAAACAATTCCCACCTGTGCAAAAGACGGTGCACAGCAGGTGCTTCTGCGCGCCATCGCCCTCCTTCATCTGACGGAAAACCTCGATGCCATCGGCATCAGTACCTGCGGACAGGTGAATCCGGCCGACGGTTCCATCGCATACGCCAACGAAAATATGCCCGGCTATACGGGTATGCCTGTTCGTAAGATGTTTGAAGATTCCTTTCACATTCCCTGTGCCGTAATCAATGACGCCTACGCGGCGGCGGCCGGGGAACATGCCTGCGGCGCAGCGCAGGGTGCTGCCGATTTTCTATGCATCACCTACGGGACGGGCATCGGTGCCGGCATCTGGCTGAATGGTGCCCCCTATTACGGAGCAGGTCCCAATGCCGGAATCATGGCCGGCGGAATGATCGTACACGCCGAAAAGAAAAGCGACCCCTGGGCGGGCAGCTATGAGAAGGCGGCCTCGACCACGGCCTTACTGCAAAGAGCCAAAGCTGCCGACCCTTCCATTACTGACGGGCGCTCCTTCATGGAGAAGGTGCAGAAGGAGCCTGAGTTGATGGATGTTCTGACTGCCTGGACAGATGAAATCGGCATCGGCCTGTGCTCGTTTGCGGCCGTCTACAATATTCCGCTCTTTGTTTTGGGCGGCGGGATTATGGAACAGCCTCTCGTCTTCCAGAAAACGGAAGAAGCCTTCCAGAAGCACCTGATCCCCGGCTTCCATGGTATCGCCTTAAAAAAAGCCCGACTGGGCAACCAGGCGGGCCTGTATGGTGCTGCAGCTGCGGCTGAAACACTGTTGAAAAAGGGACTGTAA
- a CDS encoding transposase — translation MKNADLVFEGPDQRTYYNAVQLALPLNLFIKVPQDDTLYSFLGAVKGVNFSRYVKPIRSNNSRSHDRGMLVKVILFAYMNRIYSLEDIVQHCRTDIRFIYLSNQEMPSKMAFSRVMNQLTESIDSLMKDLNLDIINETGIDPNTQFVDGTKIEANAYKNSFVYKKRILNARADLFRDITKAVTSLNLAYGYYYETKVRYSALEIWFIVQYLMDVMVHENIQIQYGKGKRKSDIQKRYDLLLGYAIRLSGYETWLSIIGDRNSCSKTDHDATFMATKWDYYNRSGVTRPCYNCQIAVSEGFIVNSDIYQTPGDTVTWEPFMERFHSLYGYYPRDPTADAGYGGYDNYLYNIRHGINLVQKFPMYGKEHDRMFRKNHPFNTFNWGVDKDGYRICPNGRKFDHYDGDRSSISRAGNLTILQNYSEPKHCEGCPLRDKCIPKYNKRGYRQNSVNVVGEELKAEARKQLDSEKGIELKTKRSEQAEGAFGVIKEDMRFTRFHRRGMKNVKMEFLLVIMGYNLRKYHHWRLTVKKPEQNSLMN, via the coding sequence ATGAAAAATGCTGATCTTGTTTTCGAAGGACCCGATCAGCGCACTTATTATAACGCTGTTCAGCTGGCCCTGCCTCTTAATCTCTTTATCAAAGTGCCTCAGGATGACACCCTTTATTCGTTTCTCGGTGCGGTGAAAGGAGTGAACTTCAGCCGTTATGTGAAACCAATCCGTTCGAATAACTCCCGCAGTCATGACAGAGGTATGCTCGTTAAAGTCATTCTCTTTGCCTACATGAATCGCATTTATTCCCTGGAAGATATCGTCCAGCACTGTCGGACCGATATCCGGTTCATCTATCTCTCTAATCAGGAAATGCCCAGTAAAATGGCCTTTTCGCGTGTGATGAATCAGCTCACTGAATCCATTGACAGCCTCATGAAGGATCTCAACCTGGATATTATCAACGAGACTGGAATTGATCCGAACACTCAGTTCGTAGATGGCACGAAGATCGAGGCGAATGCGTACAAGAATTCCTTTGTTTATAAGAAACGAATTCTGAATGCACGTGCAGATCTCTTCCGCGATATTACCAAAGCGGTCACCTCACTGAATCTCGCTTATGGGTACTATTACGAAACCAAAGTGAGATACTCTGCTTTGGAAATATGGTTCATCGTTCAGTATCTGATGGATGTCATGGTTCATGAAAACATTCAAATTCAGTACGGAAAAGGAAAGCGCAAGTCAGACATTCAGAAGCGGTATGATCTTCTGCTTGGCTACGCAATACGGCTCAGCGGCTATGAGACCTGGCTTTCTATCATTGGTGACAGGAACAGCTGCTCAAAGACGGATCATGATGCGACCTTCATGGCTACCAAATGGGATTATTACAACCGTTCCGGTGTAACACGCCCCTGCTATAACTGCCAGATCGCCGTTTCAGAGGGATTCATTGTAAACAGCGATATCTATCAGACGCCTGGAGATACGGTCACCTGGGAACCATTTATGGAGCGATTCCACAGCTTATACGGTTATTATCCCAGGGATCCGACGGCTGATGCCGGATATGGAGGTTATGACAATTATCTGTATAACATCCGGCATGGAATAAATCTGGTTCAGAAGTTCCCGATGTACGGCAAGGAACACGACAGAATGTTCAGGAAGAATCACCCATTTAATACATTCAACTGGGGTGTTGATAAAGATGGCTATCGGATCTGTCCGAATGGAAGAAAGTTCGATCATTATGACGGAGACAGAAGTTCAATTTCACGGGCAGGAAATCTGACCATTCTGCAGAATTATTCAGAGCCAAAACATTGCGAAGGCTGTCCACTGAGAGACAAATGTATACCGAAGTACAACAAGCGTGGATATCGTCAGAACAGCGTGAATGTTGTGGGTGAAGAGCTGAAAGCGGAAGCCAGAAAACAGCTGGATTCAGAGAAAGGAATCGAACTGAAAACCAAGCGCAGCGAGCAGGCGGAAGGTGCCTTCGGAGTGATTAAGGAAGACATGAGATTTACCCGATTCCATAGAAGAGGAATGAAAAACGTAAAAATGGAATTTCTTCTGGTAATCATGGGATACAATCTCCGCAAATATCACCACTGGCGTCTGACTGTGAAGAAGCCAGAGCAGAATTCACTGATGAACTAA
- a CDS encoding class I SAM-dependent methyltransferase encodes MSFLQNTRKPVGLGGKLMAKGMNSGTHAKLAVWGLRHLSIAPDAKILDAGCGGGANVKRLLEAAPKGQGTGLDYSDVSLTTPHG; translated from the coding sequence ATGTCATTTCTGCAGAATACAAGGAAACCGGTTGGACTTGGCGGGAAGCTGATGGCTAAGGGGATGAACAGCGGGACGCATGCGAAGCTTGCCGTGTGGGGGCTGAGGCATTTATCCATTGCCCCGGACGCAAAGATTCTGGATGCGGGCTGCGGCGGCGGAGCAAATGTGAAGCGTTTGCTTGAAGCTGCACCAAAAGGACAGGGGACGGGGCTCGATTATTCTGATGTCAGCCTGACTACTCCCCATGGCTGA
- a CDS encoding FAD-dependent oxidoreductase — protein sequence MKETVSYHGRELEILGSWETIIAGGGSAGASAALTSAAAGKKTLVVEKSIRLGGSSVNALVTPMMRSYTGHHSNFYALEKKLNAIAPVKDHGVSEQRWFSAEAMCHSWEELLRDAGCDLLYDATIADVLMDRDHIKGLVVAVTDGLCAVLGKQFVDASGDALVLRLAGVPCRRGDEDGNNQISSLRFEVGGVDIEKYRSYVFSLHDTYSVHHEAGDYFESAMVGGRGFALQPVFDQAVHDGVLIPDDLRYFQNYTVPGKPGVLSFNCPHLVHLMDNEHALDRSVAISEGRAAIRRLVRFLKGYMPGFENCYLVQEASMLGVRESWEMVGDYVMPAEDYTGRARFEDGVARGDWYIDVHSAKKSLVHQIAYQPGDYYEIPYRAMITSAVKNVCAAGRCISTQFLMEASIRIIPTVIDIGQAAGEACVMALDEGIDLHAVDGTKLREKLGKYC from the coding sequence ATGAAAGAAACTGTTTCTTATCATGGACGTGAACTTGAGATTCTGGGAAGCTGGGAAACCATTATTGCCGGCGGCGGCAGTGCAGGTGCATCGGCTGCTCTGACATCCGCTGCGGCCGGGAAGAAAACGCTGGTCGTTGAAAAGTCGATCCGGCTTGGCGGCTCGAGTGTCAATGCGCTTGTTACGCCGATGATGCGCTCCTATACGGGGCATCACAGCAACTTCTATGCGCTGGAAAAGAAGCTCAATGCGATTGCACCGGTGAAGGACCATGGAGTCAGTGAGCAGCGCTGGTTTTCGGCAGAAGCGATGTGCCACAGCTGGGAAGAGCTGTTAAGGGATGCGGGCTGTGACCTGCTGTATGATGCGACGATTGCGGATGTGCTGATGGATCGGGATCATATCAAGGGCCTGGTGGTTGCAGTTACGGACGGTCTTTGCGCGGTGCTTGGTAAGCAGTTTGTCGATGCCAGCGGCGATGCTCTGGTGCTTCGGCTTGCCGGGGTTCCCTGCCGCCGGGGCGATGAGGACGGGAACAATCAGATCTCTTCGCTGCGTTTTGAAGTGGGCGGCGTAGATATAGAGAAGTATCGTTCCTATGTTTTTTCGCTGCATGATACCTACAGTGTGCATCATGAGGCAGGCGATTATTTTGAGTCGGCCATGGTTGGTGGCCGTGGTTTTGCGCTGCAGCCGGTATTTGATCAGGCGGTTCATGACGGGGTGCTGATCCCGGATGATCTTCGCTATTTCCAGAACTATACGGTGCCGGGGAAGCCGGGCGTATTGTCCTTCAATTGTCCGCATCTGGTGCATCTGATGGATAACGAGCATGCGCTGGACAGATCGGTGGCGATCAGTGAGGGGCGCGCAGCCATTCGTCGTCTGGTCCGCTTTTTGAAAGGATATATGCCGGGCTTTGAAAACTGCTATCTGGTGCAGGAGGCTTCGATGCTCGGGGTGCGCGAGTCCTGGGAAATGGTTGGCGACTATGTGATGCCTGCTGAGGATTATACGGGCAGGGCGCGGTTTGAAGATGGTGTTGCCCGGGGCGACTGGTACATTGATGTTCATTCGGCAAAGAAGTCGCTGGTGCATCAGATTGCCTATCAGCCGGGTGACTACTATGAAATTCCCTATCGGGCAATGATTACATCGGCCGTGAAGAATGTATGTGCTGCGGGTCGGTGCATTTCGACGCAGTTTCTGATGGAGGCGAGCATCCGTATCATTCCGACGGTCATTGATATCGGCCAGGCGGCGGGCGAAGCGTGCGTCATGGCACTGGACGAGGGAATCGATCTGCATGCGGTGGATGGAACGAAGCTGCGTGAAAAACTTGGCAAATATTGCTGA